In a single window of the Streptomyces sp. CGMCC 4.7035 genome:
- a CDS encoding transglutaminase family protein, translating to MELIQQTSDLSAYLAADEVIDHHHPVVRETAARLADRVADSYAYAQAAYEFVRDTIPHSADSGDLRVTWRASDVLEQRTGICYAKAHALAALLRAEDIPAALCYQRLLHDDGSGHAVHGLVAVRFNGAWHRQDPRGNKPGVDARFSLDGERLAWIPDEKSSEVDYPVLYAVPHPAVVSVLKAAPDRPALWKTLPTAL from the coding sequence ATGGAGCTGATCCAGCAAACCTCGGACCTGTCCGCCTACTTGGCTGCTGACGAGGTCATCGACCATCATCACCCCGTGGTCCGTGAGACGGCCGCGCGCCTAGCGGACCGAGTGGCTGACTCGTATGCCTATGCGCAGGCCGCGTACGAGTTCGTGCGCGACACCATTCCGCACTCCGCCGACAGCGGTGACCTGCGCGTCACCTGGCGCGCCTCCGACGTCCTTGAGCAGCGCACCGGCATCTGCTACGCCAAGGCGCACGCGCTGGCGGCGCTGCTGCGCGCCGAGGACATTCCGGCGGCGCTGTGCTACCAGCGCCTCCTGCATGACGACGGCAGTGGTCATGCCGTGCACGGTCTGGTGGCCGTGCGGTTCAACGGCGCCTGGCACCGGCAGGACCCCCGTGGCAACAAACCAGGCGTCGACGCCCGGTTCTCCCTCGACGGCGAGCGACTGGCCTGGATCCCGGACGAGAAGTCCAGTGAGGTGGACTATCCAGTCCTGTACGCTGTACCTCACCCGGCAGTCGTGAGCGTCCTCAAGGCGGCGCCCGACCGACCGGCCCTTTGGAAGACGCTCCCCACCGCACTCTGA
- a CDS encoding ATP-binding SpoIIE family protein phosphatase produces MTLEQESSWPTPTSADSLAPASSVGEATDDRQLLAAVAWWTAERLDSDPVQQPPAPRSREPLQDAVRQALAHMSEGFVALDAEGRITFANVEAERLLGLGVPLVGRLLWEAAPALGTSDLQEACLRAGTGDSPVGFQVTVDQRWLCLRLIAVPGGLTVHLTDVTGARRREAETARAEGEAVERTARIATVTRALAAAVTGQDVVDAVTEHVRPLFGAAGISVWDRVGDDLILLGAAGYPPEFLKLVSTVPINANPPSHQALITGVPTYVCSAKEYISKYPALAELPRQGGKQAWAFLPLVTSGRTVGVLVISYAQPHTFSSEERTLCTALSGLVAQSLERGRLYDTEHSRARELQRGLLPHALPTVPAVTAAARYLPAGEGIEVGGDWYDVIPLSGDRVALVVGDVMGHGLPEAVTMGRLRTAVHTLADLELPPDEVFFHLNDLVSALGDDFCATCLYVVYDPTSGHCSMLSAGHPPPAVVHPDGTVRFPDLPLNPPLGAASPPFDSCSLELPPGSLLVLYTDGLLESPDRDLDVGMALMAEHLSAAPSLAEPNGTLAARLDAICDSLISAVQPVQRHGGDDTAVLIAGVHPIPPEDMACWPLPVDPQAAGQARRHIREQLGRWDLDDLVMTTELLVSELVGNVVRHAGGPVTLRLLRSRALICELTDGSPTMPRIRRAADTDEGGRGLQLIAALADRWGARYTPTGKCIWTEQLLHPGP; encoded by the coding sequence ATGACCCTGGAACAGGAAAGCTCCTGGCCGACCCCCACGTCGGCGGACTCCCTGGCTCCGGCGTCCTCGGTCGGGGAGGCGACAGACGACCGGCAGTTGCTCGCCGCCGTGGCCTGGTGGACCGCCGAGCGACTGGACTCCGACCCCGTTCAGCAGCCGCCCGCACCCCGGTCGCGGGAACCTCTCCAGGACGCGGTCCGGCAAGCCCTGGCCCATATGAGTGAGGGGTTCGTGGCTCTGGACGCCGAGGGGCGTATCACGTTCGCCAACGTCGAGGCGGAGCGTCTCCTCGGCCTGGGGGTACCGCTGGTCGGCCGCCTGTTGTGGGAAGCGGCCCCTGCCCTCGGCACGTCCGATCTCCAGGAGGCCTGTCTGCGGGCCGGCACCGGCGACAGCCCGGTCGGGTTCCAGGTGACTGTCGACCAGCGGTGGCTGTGCCTGCGGCTGATCGCCGTGCCCGGCGGCCTGACCGTGCACCTGACCGACGTCACCGGCGCCAGGCGGCGGGAGGCGGAGACGGCCCGGGCGGAGGGGGAGGCGGTGGAGCGCACGGCTCGGATCGCGACCGTGACCCGAGCCCTCGCGGCGGCGGTCACCGGCCAGGACGTGGTCGACGCCGTCACGGAGCATGTGCGGCCGTTGTTCGGCGCCGCCGGCATCAGCGTCTGGGACCGGGTCGGGGACGACCTCATCCTCCTGGGTGCCGCGGGATATCCGCCGGAGTTCCTGAAGCTGGTCAGCACGGTCCCGATAAACGCCAACCCCCCGTCCCACCAGGCCCTGATCACCGGTGTCCCCACGTATGTCTGTTCGGCCAAGGAGTACATCAGCAAGTACCCCGCACTCGCGGAGCTTCCCCGCCAGGGCGGTAAGCAGGCGTGGGCGTTCCTGCCGCTGGTGACCTCCGGGCGGACGGTCGGTGTCCTGGTCATCTCCTACGCGCAGCCGCACACCTTCAGTAGTGAGGAGCGCACCCTGTGCACGGCCCTGAGTGGTCTCGTGGCCCAGTCCCTGGAACGAGGCCGCCTCTACGACACCGAGCACAGCCGAGCCCGCGAGCTGCAGCGCGGCCTGCTCCCGCACGCTCTGCCCACCGTGCCCGCCGTCACCGCCGCCGCCCGATACCTGCCCGCCGGCGAGGGAATTGAGGTCGGCGGCGACTGGTACGACGTCATCCCGCTGTCCGGGGACCGTGTCGCCCTGGTCGTCGGAGACGTCATGGGGCACGGCCTGCCCGAGGCCGTCACCATGGGGCGGCTGCGCACCGCCGTCCACACCCTCGCCGACCTGGAGCTGCCGCCGGACGAGGTCTTCTTCCATCTCAACGACCTGGTCTCGGCCCTCGGTGACGACTTCTGCGCCACCTGCCTGTACGTCGTGTACGACCCCACCAGCGGCCACTGCTCCATGCTCAGCGCAGGGCACCCGCCACCGGCCGTGGTCCACCCCGACGGGACGGTGCGTTTTCCCGACCTTCCGCTCAATCCGCCGCTCGGCGCGGCGAGCCCGCCCTTCGACTCCTGCTCGCTGGAGCTTCCTCCCGGCAGTCTGCTGGTGCTCTACACCGACGGCCTGCTCGAGTCGCCCGACCGTGACCTGGACGTGGGTATGGCACTGATGGCCGAGCACCTGAGTGCCGCCCCCTCCCTCGCCGAGCCGAACGGCACACTGGCCGCACGACTCGACGCGATATGCGACTCACTCATCAGCGCGGTGCAGCCCGTCCAGCGACATGGTGGAGACGACACGGCCGTGCTCATCGCCGGGGTCCACCCGATTCCCCCCGAGGACATGGCCTGCTGGCCGCTGCCCGTCGATCCCCAGGCCGCGGGCCAGGCCCGCCGCCACATCCGGGAACAGCTCGGCCGGTGGGATCTGGACGACCTGGTGATGACCACCGAGTTGCTGGTCAGCGAGCTGGTCGGCAACGTGGTGCGCCACGCCGGCGGACCGGTCACCTTGCGCCTGCTGCGCAGCCGGGCACTGATCTGCGAGCTCACCGACGGCAGCCCCACCATGCCCCGGATCCGTCGTGCGGCCGACACGGACGAGGGCGGCCGGGGGCTTCAGCTGATCGCCGCGCTCGCCGATCGCTGGGGCGCCCGCTACACCCCCACCGGCAAGTGCATCTGGACCGAACAACTCCTGCACCCCGGCCCGTAG
- a CDS encoding MarR family winged helix-turn-helix transcriptional regulator yields the protein MEDGAGGGETAGAGAARRGPAGDTVAAVVRQWRAVRPDIDTSPMEIIGRVNRCAALLQQAEDAPLRRAGLTRPEFDVLGTLRRTGHELTPGEIARETFSSGAAVTKRLKQLTERGLVERRGDTRDRRVAHVRLTDAGRDLVDGILPEQLSYETGVLSGLDDEGQRELAALLGELLVQLEGRLGAPRG from the coding sequence GTGGAGGACGGTGCCGGTGGCGGGGAGACCGCGGGCGCCGGGGCCGCCCGGCGCGGTCCGGCGGGCGACACCGTCGCCGCCGTCGTGCGTCAGTGGCGGGCCGTCCGACCCGACATCGACACCAGCCCCATGGAGATCATCGGGCGCGTCAACCGCTGCGCCGCCCTGCTCCAGCAGGCCGAGGACGCGCCGCTGCGCCGCGCCGGACTCACCCGCCCCGAGTTCGACGTCCTCGGCACATTGCGGCGCACGGGCCACGAGCTGACCCCCGGCGAGATCGCCCGCGAGACATTCTCCTCCGGCGCCGCCGTGACCAAGCGCCTCAAGCAGCTCACCGAACGGGGCCTGGTCGAGCGGCGCGGCGACACCCGCGACCGCCGCGTCGCCCATGTCCGGCTCACCGACGCGGGCCGCGACCTCGTCGACGGCATCCTGCCCGAGCAGCTCTCGTACGAGACGGGCGTCCTGTCCGGCCTCGACGACGAGGGACAGCGTGAACTCGCCGCCCTGCTCGGAGAACTGCTCGTCCAGCTGGAGGGCCGCCTCGGCGCGCCGCGCGGCTGA
- a CDS encoding VOC family protein — protein MKLDEPVTGGPCWTELGTSDLEAAKRFYTELFGWRPETDPRQEAGGYTVAHLGDAAVAALTPLYQESQPVAWNVSFQVADADTAAEAVRSAGGTVILGPMDVFDVGRFAVALDPGGAAFQMWQPRAFPGAGLFNAPGSLGWVELLTREPDRVTDFYTTVFGWTVNASEAYTQWGLAGADFGGMLTMGDRFPPEVPSHWLPYFAVEDVDATASASTQAGASVLMEPTSVPDGPRIAVLKDPQGAVFGIYVAGQEG, from the coding sequence ATGAAACTCGACGAACCGGTCACCGGCGGACCCTGTTGGACGGAGCTGGGGACCAGCGACCTGGAGGCGGCCAAGCGGTTCTACACCGAGCTGTTCGGCTGGCGGCCGGAGACCGACCCACGGCAGGAGGCGGGCGGCTACACCGTCGCACACCTCGGCGACGCGGCGGTCGCCGCCCTCACCCCGCTGTACCAGGAATCGCAACCGGTCGCCTGGAACGTGTCGTTCCAGGTCGCCGACGCGGACACGGCAGCCGAGGCGGTGCGGTCGGCCGGCGGCACGGTGATCCTGGGGCCGATGGACGTCTTCGACGTGGGCCGGTTCGCGGTCGCGCTCGACCCGGGCGGCGCGGCCTTCCAAATGTGGCAGCCGCGAGCCTTTCCCGGTGCGGGGCTGTTCAACGCGCCGGGTTCGCTGGGCTGGGTGGAGCTGCTGACGCGCGAGCCGGACCGGGTCACCGACTTCTACACGACGGTCTTCGGCTGGACCGTGAACGCCTCCGAGGCTTACACGCAATGGGGCCTCGCGGGCGCCGACTTCGGCGGCATGCTCACCATGGGCGACCGGTTCCCGCCCGAGGTGCCGTCGCACTGGCTGCCGTACTTCGCGGTCGAGGACGTGGACGCCACGGCGTCCGCCTCGACTCAGGCGGGCGCGAGCGTCCTGATGGAACCGACGTCGGTCCCGGACGGCCCGCGCATCGCCGTCCTGAAGGACCCGCAGGGCGCGGTGTTCGGCATCTACGTGGCAGGCCAGGAGGGCTGA
- a CDS encoding lysophospholipid acyltransferase family protein, whose amino-acid sequence MAELVYRPAIGLALTLFKAWDLKIDCKGSENIPRSGGAVLVSNHISYLDFIFNGLAALPQKRLVRFMAKESVFRHKVSGPLMRAMKHIPVDRNQGEAAYAHALDSLRSGEVIGVFPEATISQSFTLKSFKSGAARLAQEAGVPLVPMAVWGTQRLWTKGHPRNFKRSHTPITIRVGEAIEASRDKYAGALTRQLRERVQELLEAAQRAYPVRPKSPDDTWWMPAHLGGTAPTPEQLRAAEAH is encoded by the coding sequence ATGGCTGAGCTTGTCTACCGTCCCGCCATCGGTCTCGCCCTCACGTTGTTCAAGGCGTGGGACCTGAAGATCGACTGCAAGGGGTCGGAGAACATCCCGCGCTCGGGCGGTGCGGTGCTGGTGAGCAACCACATCAGCTATCTGGACTTCATCTTCAACGGACTGGCCGCACTCCCGCAGAAGCGACTGGTGCGTTTCATGGCCAAGGAGTCGGTCTTCCGGCACAAGGTCTCCGGCCCGCTGATGCGCGCCATGAAGCACATCCCGGTGGACCGCAACCAGGGCGAGGCGGCGTACGCGCACGCGCTCGACTCGCTGAGGTCGGGCGAGGTGATCGGGGTCTTCCCGGAGGCGACCATCTCGCAGTCGTTCACCCTGAAGAGCTTCAAGTCGGGTGCCGCGCGCCTGGCGCAGGAGGCGGGCGTCCCGCTGGTCCCGATGGCGGTGTGGGGCACGCAGCGGCTGTGGACCAAGGGCCACCCGCGCAACTTCAAGCGCAGCCACACCCCCATCACGATCCGGGTCGGCGAGGCGATCGAGGCCTCTCGCGACAAGTACGCGGGCGCGCTCACCCGTCAGCTGCGCGAGCGCGTCCAGGAGCTGCTGGAGGCCGCGCAGCGCGCCTACCCCGTGCGCCCCAAGAGCCCGGACGACACCTGGTGGATGCCGGCCCACCTCGGCGGCACGGCACCGACGCCGGAGCAGTTGCGCGCCGCCGAGGCGCACTGA
- a CDS encoding GNAT family N-acetyltransferase, with product MESAVSAATATTGPTFRDATEADIDALVALIESAYRGDSSRGGWTTEADILEGQRTDPEGVLEVIKSPDSRLLTVERDGAVIACCQLEHRGDHAYFGMFAVSPTLQGGGVGKTVIAEAERTARATWGVSEMHMTVISVRDDLIAWYERRGYRRTGRMSPFPYGDERFGIPLRDDLQFELLVKPLV from the coding sequence ATGGAAAGCGCCGTCAGCGCCGCCACCGCCACGACCGGACCGACCTTCCGCGACGCCACCGAAGCCGACATCGACGCGCTGGTCGCGCTGATCGAGTCGGCGTACCGCGGCGATTCCAGCCGGGGAGGCTGGACCACCGAGGCGGACATCCTCGAGGGGCAGCGCACCGATCCCGAGGGCGTGCTCGAGGTCATCAAGTCGCCCGACAGCCGGCTGCTCACCGTCGAACGCGACGGTGCGGTCATCGCCTGCTGCCAGCTCGAACACCGTGGCGACCACGCCTACTTCGGCATGTTCGCGGTCAGTCCCACCCTCCAGGGCGGTGGGGTCGGCAAGACGGTCATCGCCGAGGCGGAGCGGACGGCCCGGGCGACGTGGGGCGTCTCGGAGATGCACATGACCGTGATCTCCGTACGGGACGACCTGATCGCCTGGTACGAGCGGCGCGGCTACCGCCGTACGGGACGGATGAGCCCTTTCCCGTACGGCGACGAGCGCTTCGGCATCCCGCTCCGTGACGACCTGCAGTTCGAGCTGCTGGTCAAGCCGTTGGTGTGA
- a CDS encoding VOC family protein, translating to MVHVLSSRTLLRPTDPERSRAFYGEKLGLQVYREFGTGPERGIVYFLGGGFLEVSGRGDAPPSPALKLWLQVPDVTVAHEELVGAGVTIVRPPVKEPWGLIEMWIEDPDGTQIVLVEIPAEHPLRYRPGI from the coding sequence ATGGTCCACGTACTGAGCAGCCGCACCCTCCTGCGCCCCACCGACCCGGAGCGCTCCCGCGCCTTCTACGGCGAGAAGCTGGGGCTCCAGGTCTACCGGGAGTTCGGTACGGGGCCCGAGCGCGGGATCGTGTACTTCCTCGGCGGCGGCTTCCTGGAGGTGTCGGGCCGCGGTGACGCCCCGCCCTCCCCGGCGCTGAAGCTGTGGCTGCAGGTGCCGGACGTGACGGTCGCGCACGAGGAGCTGGTCGGCGCCGGGGTCACGATCGTGCGGCCACCCGTGAAGGAGCCGTGGGGTCTGATCGAGATGTGGATCGAGGACCCGGACGGCACGCAGATCGTGCTCGTGGAGATCCCCGCCGAGCATCCCCTGCGCTACCGCCCCGGGATCTGA
- a CDS encoding SDR family oxidoreductase, whose amino-acid sequence MGNGNGPLSGAVIAVAGAGGPAGKATLLRLAEAGATVIGSDNDPERLAEAVDAARYAHGGATVVGDTVDLLDLQATRDWATRIEKDFGRVDGLVHLVGGWRGSETFTRTSLDDWDFLELLLVRTVQHTSLAFHEALQRSDRGRYLLISAAGASKPTAGNAAYSAAKAAAEAWTLAMADYFRKAGGADGPTSAAAILVVKALVHDAMRAERPNAKFAGFTDVKDLAEAIVAVWDKSAAEVNGNRLWLTEKP is encoded by the coding sequence ATGGGGAACGGGAACGGGCCGCTGAGCGGCGCTGTGATCGCGGTGGCCGGCGCGGGCGGACCCGCCGGCAAGGCGACGCTACTGCGGCTCGCCGAGGCGGGAGCGACCGTCATCGGCTCGGACAACGACCCGGAGCGGCTTGCGGAGGCAGTGGACGCGGCGCGCTACGCACATGGTGGCGCCACCGTCGTCGGGGACACGGTCGACCTGCTCGACCTCCAGGCCACCCGCGACTGGGCCACACGGATCGAGAAGGACTTCGGCCGCGTCGACGGGCTCGTGCACCTCGTGGGCGGCTGGCGCGGCAGCGAGACGTTCACCAGGACGAGCCTGGACGACTGGGACTTCCTGGAGCTGCTGCTCGTCCGCACCGTCCAGCACACCTCCCTCGCGTTCCACGAGGCGCTGCAGCGGAGCGACCGCGGCCGGTATCTCCTGATCAGCGCCGCGGGCGCGAGCAAGCCCACCGCGGGCAACGCCGCGTACTCCGCGGCCAAGGCCGCCGCCGAGGCATGGACGCTGGCCATGGCCGACTACTTCCGCAAGGCCGGGGGCGCCGATGGGCCGACGTCCGCGGCTGCGATCCTGGTGGTGAAGGCGCTGGTGCACGACGCGATGCGCGCCGAGCGACCCAACGCGAAGTTCGCGGGCTTCACCGATGTCAAGGACCTGGCCGAGGCCATCGTCGCAGTCTGGGACAAGTCCGCCGCCGAAGTGAACGGAAACCGTCTGTGGCTGACCGAGAAGCCGTGA
- a CDS encoding glycerophosphodiester phosphodiesterase: MNFLTIGHRGVMGVEPENTLRSFVAAERAGLDLIELDLHLSKDGALVIMHDADVDRTTDGAGPIAEKTLAELRTLDAGRGERVPVFEEVLDAVRAPLQAEIKDVAAARVLAEVMHRRDLVGRVEVLSFHDEAIAEIARLVPGVRTALVASRYGTDVVDRAVEAGAGTLCLNIRRLTLEIVEHARKADLRIIGWVVNTQDHLRLVRALQLDGATTDYPEIKRTGRFTA, from the coding sequence TTGAACTTCCTCACCATCGGTCACCGCGGAGTCATGGGCGTCGAACCCGAGAACACCCTCCGGTCGTTCGTCGCCGCCGAGCGCGCGGGCCTCGACCTGATCGAACTCGATCTGCATCTCAGCAAGGACGGCGCCCTCGTGATCATGCACGACGCCGATGTGGACCGTACGACCGACGGCGCGGGGCCGATCGCCGAGAAGACCCTCGCCGAGCTGCGCACGCTCGACGCCGGTCGTGGCGAGCGCGTCCCCGTCTTCGAGGAGGTCCTGGACGCGGTGCGGGCGCCGCTCCAGGCCGAGATCAAGGACGTGGCGGCGGCGCGGGTGCTCGCCGAGGTGATGCACCGCCGGGACCTGGTCGGCCGGGTCGAGGTGTTGTCGTTCCACGACGAGGCGATCGCCGAGATCGCCCGGTTGGTACCGGGCGTGCGCACCGCGCTGGTCGCCAGTCGCTACGGCACCGACGTCGTGGACAGGGCCGTCGAGGCCGGTGCCGGGACCCTCTGTCTCAACATCCGCCGGCTCACCTTGGAGATCGTCGAGCATGCGCGCAAGGCGGACCTGAGGATCATCGGCTGGGTCGTGAACACCCAGGACCACCTGCGGCTCGTCCGCGCCCTGCAACTGGACGGCGCGACCACCGACTACCCGGAGATCAAGCGCACCGGCCGCTTCACCGCCTGA
- a CDS encoding threonine aldolase family protein gives MNPPKTDARRHHDPEVRGFASDNYAGAHPEVLAALAVANGGHQVAYGEDDYTENLQRIIRSHFGATAEAFPVFNGTGANVVALQAVTDRWGAVICAESAHINVDEGGAPERMGGLKLLTVPTPDGKLTPELIDRQAYGWEDEHRAMPQVVSITQSTELGTLYTPDEIRAICEHAHARGMRVHLDGSRIANAAASLDVPMRTFTNAVGVDILSLGGTKNGALFGEAVVVLNQDAVSHMKHLRKLSMQLASKMRFVSVQLEALLAKDLWLRNARHANEMAQRLAEGVRAVHGVEILYPVQANGVFARLPHDVSERLQKRFRFYFWDEAAGVVRWMCAFDTTEDDVDRFVAALKEEMAR, from the coding sequence GTGAACCCTCCCAAGACCGACGCGCGTCGCCATCACGACCCGGAGGTCCGCGGTTTCGCCAGTGACAACTACGCCGGGGCCCATCCCGAGGTGCTCGCCGCCCTGGCCGTGGCCAACGGCGGCCATCAGGTGGCGTACGGCGAGGACGACTACACCGAGAACCTCCAGCGGATCATCCGCAGCCACTTCGGTGCCACGGCGGAGGCCTTCCCGGTCTTCAACGGCACCGGCGCGAACGTCGTCGCGCTCCAGGCGGTCACCGACCGCTGGGGCGCGGTGATCTGCGCCGAGAGCGCGCACATCAACGTCGACGAGGGCGGTGCCCCCGAGCGCATGGGCGGCCTGAAGCTGCTCACGGTGCCCACGCCCGACGGCAAGCTCACGCCCGAGCTGATCGACCGGCAGGCGTACGGCTGGGAGGACGAGCACCGGGCGATGCCGCAGGTCGTCTCGATCACCCAGAGCACCGAACTGGGGACCCTCTACACGCCCGACGAGATCCGCGCGATCTGCGAGCATGCCCACGCGCGGGGCATGAGGGTGCATCTGGACGGCTCTCGCATAGCCAACGCGGCCGCCTCCCTGGACGTGCCGATGCGGACGTTCACCAACGCGGTCGGCGTCGACATCCTCTCCCTCGGGGGGACGAAGAACGGCGCGCTGTTCGGCGAGGCGGTCGTCGTCCTCAACCAGGACGCCGTCAGCCACATGAAGCATCTGCGCAAGCTGTCCATGCAGCTCGCCTCCAAGATGCGCTTCGTGTCCGTGCAGCTGGAGGCCCTGCTCGCCAAGGACCTGTGGCTGCGCAACGCCCGCCATGCCAACGAGATGGCCCAGCGTCTCGCGGAGGGCGTCCGCGCGGTGCACGGCGTCGAGATCCTCTACCCGGTGCAGGCCAACGGGGTCTTCGCCCGCCTTCCGCACGACGTGAGTGAGCGCCTGCAGAAGCGCTTCCGCTTCTACTTCTGGGACGAGGCCGCCGGCGTCGTCCGATGGATGTGCGCCTTCGACACGACCGAGGACGACGTGGACCGGTTCGTGGCGGCACTCAAGGAGGAGATGGCGCGGTAA
- a CDS encoding DUF6421 family protein → MTEILVQAGSEERISPQGRVVDHPAWPVLKDAVEQIRPWQAKDGSIDFDAEGAPDPADAELAVRRVAHAVEELSSLLPHDVAYHEALVKDLYRWVDEGFKVPDFLDSLLAFEPAANRRDGLQHLVVFPMYTQNGNPDRNLEAVVLRMVWPDWLAELEATRYDNPLFCGITFEDFTAGYDTNSAVLFPETIAVREAPERFSWGGIFCDREAARFRRVTDAAVTVLGLELPEDIAAMVHDQKRCEEAFVLWDMVHDRTHSHGDLPFDPFMIKQRQPFWMYGLEELRCDLTAFKEAVKLEADGVPQARDVQYAVLFDRMFRFPVTGDRVRNYDGLGGQLLFAYLHKHDVVRWTDNKLFIDWQRAPQVTNQLCAEIEKLYRDGIDRPKLVHWFAGYELVSTYLAPHPGSRWAKGPDALDLTQPPRKLVDDVLPDEFPLSMFYEALSKKLKNVIASTKGITAESAERVAA, encoded by the coding sequence ATGACGGAAATTCTTGTGCAGGCGGGTTCGGAGGAGCGGATTTCTCCGCAGGGCAGGGTGGTGGACCATCCGGCGTGGCCCGTGCTCAAGGATGCCGTGGAACAAATCCGGCCATGGCAGGCCAAGGACGGCTCCATCGACTTCGACGCCGAGGGCGCGCCGGACCCCGCGGACGCCGAGCTCGCCGTACGGCGTGTGGCGCACGCCGTCGAGGAGCTCTCTTCGTTGCTGCCGCACGACGTCGCCTACCACGAGGCGCTCGTGAAGGACCTGTACCGGTGGGTCGACGAGGGCTTCAAGGTGCCCGACTTCCTCGACTCGCTGCTGGCCTTCGAGCCCGCCGCGAACCGCCGGGACGGGCTGCAGCACCTGGTTGTCTTCCCGATGTACACGCAGAACGGCAACCCGGACCGCAACCTCGAAGCGGTCGTCCTGCGCATGGTCTGGCCGGACTGGCTCGCCGAGCTGGAGGCCACCCGCTACGACAACCCGTTGTTCTGCGGCATCACCTTCGAGGACTTCACCGCGGGCTACGACACCAACTCGGCCGTCCTCTTCCCCGAGACCATCGCCGTGCGCGAGGCGCCGGAACGATTCTCCTGGGGTGGCATCTTCTGCGACCGCGAGGCCGCCCGCTTCCGCCGGGTCACCGACGCCGCCGTCACCGTCCTGGGCCTGGAGCTGCCCGAGGACATCGCCGCGATGGTCCACGACCAGAAGCGCTGCGAGGAGGCCTTCGTGCTGTGGGACATGGTGCACGACCGCACCCACAGCCACGGCGACCTGCCGTTCGACCCGTTCATGATCAAGCAGCGGCAGCCGTTCTGGATGTACGGCCTGGAGGAGCTGCGCTGCGACCTCACCGCCTTCAAGGAGGCCGTGAAGCTGGAGGCCGACGGCGTTCCGCAGGCCCGTGACGTTCAGTACGCGGTGCTCTTCGACCGGATGTTCCGCTTCCCTGTCACCGGCGACCGTGTCCGCAACTACGACGGCCTCGGCGGCCAGCTGCTCTTCGCCTACCTGCACAAGCACGACGTCGTCCGCTGGACCGACAACAAGCTGTTCATCGACTGGCAGCGGGCCCCGCAGGTCACCAACCAGCTGTGTGCCGAAATCGAGAAGCTGTACCGGGACGGCATCGACCGACCCAAGCTCGTCCACTGGTTCGCCGGCTACGAGCTGGTCTCCACCTACCTCGCCCCGCACCCGGGATCCCGCTGGGCCAAGGGCCCGGACGCCCTGGATCTGACGCAGCCGCCGCGTAAGCTCGTGGACGACGTGCTTCCGGACGAGTTTCCGCTGAGCATGTTCTATGAGGCGCTCTCCAAGAAGCTCAAGAACGTGATCGCCTCGACCAAGGGCATCACCGCGGAGAGCGCCGAGCGGGTCGCCGCGTGA
- a CDS encoding B3/B4 domain-containing protein, producing the protein MTPTLTVSDEVRALAPGFTHLAIEAHGLVNGPSTEETSALLDDAARRLAARLDGRAPHEDPHMAAWRAVYTAFGAKPSRTRNSAEALAKRALSDAGLPRINVLVDVYNAISVAHLIPVGGEDLDRIQGGMHLVRATGDEEFVTVAAGEEAVEHPDTGEVVWRDEAGVTCRRWNWRQGPRTRLTEDSTSALFLLEGLAPMPVADVEQAGAELAELLEKFSPGARITVHAPA; encoded by the coding sequence ATGACTCCCACCCTGACCGTGTCCGACGAGGTGCGCGCCCTGGCGCCCGGATTCACACACCTCGCGATCGAGGCCCACGGACTCGTCAACGGACCCAGCACCGAGGAGACTTCGGCGCTGCTCGACGACGCGGCGCGCCGGCTCGCCGCCCGCCTGGACGGGCGCGCCCCGCACGAGGACCCGCACATGGCGGCGTGGCGCGCGGTGTACACCGCCTTCGGCGCCAAACCGTCCCGCACCCGGAACTCGGCCGAAGCCCTGGCGAAGCGGGCCCTGTCGGACGCCGGTCTGCCCCGGATCAACGTGCTCGTCGACGTCTACAACGCGATCAGCGTCGCCCATCTGATCCCGGTCGGCGGCGAGGACCTCGACCGCATCCAGGGCGGGATGCACCTCGTACGGGCCACGGGTGACGAGGAGTTCGTGACCGTCGCGGCGGGCGAGGAGGCCGTGGAGCACCCCGACACCGGCGAGGTGGTCTGGCGCGACGAGGCCGGCGTGACATGCCGCCGCTGGAACTGGCGCCAGGGGCCGCGCACCCGGCTCACCGAGGACTCCACCTCGGCGCTCTTCCTGCTGGAGGGCCTCGCTCCGATGCCGGTGGCCGACGTCGAGCAGGCCGGCGCCGAACTCGCCGAGCTGCTGGAGAAGTTCAGCCCCGGAGCGCGGATCACCGTCCACGCCCCCGCGTGA